The segment TCGGGCCCGACACGCCGCGCGTCTTCGCCGAACGGCGGCGCGTCGCCGGCCCGACCCGCGGTTGCGCGCCGGCCCGCACCCCCGGAGCGCGACGCGCCGATCCGCGAGAGACTGGAGGGTGATGAACATCCTCCCGACTCGTGTGCGCGACGACTTCCCCTTCCTCGCCGCGCACCCCGACCGCGCCTACCTCGACTCGGCGGCGACGTCGCAGCGCCCGCGGCAGGTGATCGACGCCGAGGCGGCGTTCGTCGCGACCGACTACGCGGCGGTGCACCGCGGGTCGAGCATGGCGACCGGAGCGGCGACCCTGGCATTCGAAGACGCCCGCGCACGGGTGGCCTCGTTCGTGGGCGCGGCAGCCGATGAGATCGTGTGGGCCGAGAACGCCACCGACGCGATCAACATGATCGCGCTCGGCATGTCGGATGCCGCGCTCGGCCTCGGCGGCGATGACGCCGGCGCCCGGTTCGGCCTCGGGCCCGGGGACGAGATCGTCGTCACGGAGGCCGAGCACCACGCGAACCTCATCCCGTGGCAGCGTCTCGCGGCGCGCACCGGCGCAGCCCTTCGCTGGGTCCCGGTCGACGACGACGGTCTGTGGCACACCGACGCCCTCGCGGCCGTGGTCACACCGCGCACCCGGGTCATCGCCTTCGCCCACGTCTCCAATGTCACCGGCATGATCGCCCCCATCGCCGATGTCGTCGGCCTCGCCCAGCGCGTCGGCGCGCTGACGGTGCTCGATGCGTGCCAGTCGGTGCCGCATCATCCGGTTGCTTTCTCTGCGCTCGGCGTCGATTTCGCCGCGTTCTCGGCCCACAAGATGCTCGGCCCCACCGGCATCGGCGCGCTCTGGGGTCGCAAGGATCTGCTCGACCTGCTGCCGCCCGCCCGCACCGGCGGATCCACGATCACCACGGTGACGATGGAGTCGGCCGAATTCCTCCCCGCACCGAACCGCTTCGAGGCGGGCACCCAGCCGGTGAGCCAGGCGGTCGGATTCGCCGCGGCATCCGATTTCCTGCAGGCGATCGGGATGCCGGCGGTCGCGGACCATGAGCACGAGATGACCGGCCTGCTCGTCGACGCCGTCGCTCACACGCCGGGTGTGCGCCTGGTCGGTGTGCCGGCCGGGGCCGAGCGCGGGCCGCTGGCGAGCTTCATCGTCGACGGTGTCCACGCGCACGACGTGGGCCAGTTCCTCGACGACCGCGGGATCACCGTGCGCACGGGACACCACTGCGCTCAGCCCCTTCATCGCCGTCTCGGGGTGGCGGCGACCACCCGGGCGAGCGCCTACGTCTACACCGACGCCGCCGAGGTGGCGCGGTTCGCCGACGCGCTCGCCGAGGTGCGCCCCTTCTTCGGAGCCGACCGGTGAGCGATCTCGAGAGCCTGTACCGCGAGGTGATCCTCGACCACTCTCGTGACCCCGAGGGGCGCGGCGACGTCTCGGGCTTCGCCGTCACCCATCACGAGCTCAACCCGTCTTGCGGCGACGAGATCACCCTCGGCCTCGCCGTCGAGGACGGCGTCGTGAGCGGGTTGGCCTGGGAAGGGCAGGGCTGCAGCATCTCGATGGCGTCGGCGTCGGTGATGTCGGGCCTGCTGAGGGGTGCCGACGTCGAAACGGCACGGGCGCTCATCGAGGACTTCCGCACCATGCTGCGCTCGCCGGGTGTCGAGCCGCCCGAACGTCTTGAAGACGCCGCCGCCTTTCACGGCGTCGCCCGCTACGTCATGCGGGTGAAGTGCGCGATGCTCGGCTGGGTCGCCGCCGAGGCGTGCCTGCTGCGGGCGAGCGCGGACTGACGCACCCCTCGAAATCCCTGGATCGGCGATTTAGGGTCGATGTATGGCGCACGGGCAGCGGCCGTCGGCGGTGAGCATCGGTGCCCGGCGGCGCGCAGAGCTGGCGGTCGCGGGTGCGGTTCTCGCGCTGGTCGCCCTGGTCTTCGTAGTTCCCACGAGTGAGGATGCAGCGGGCGGAGAGGCCGTCGCGACCGACGCTCCCCGTTCCATCGAGCCGGACGGCTCTGGCGAGCCACACCAATCCGCCGCTCACGCGCTCGGCCCTTTCTCGACGCCGTCGCCGACGCGCCGGCCCGACCTCAGTCCGTCCGCCGAGCCCGAGCCGCCCCGGCGGGCGGCCTTCATGGGCGATTCCTACACCCAGGGCGGTGGGGCGGAATTGCACGCGCACCGGTGGAGCACTCTCGCCGCCGACGATCTCGGGTGGGTGGAGGTGAACCTGGGGCTCGGCGGCACGGGGTTCGTGACGACCAACAGCTGGCGGGGATGCGGCCGGCAGTACTGCCCGACCTACGTCGAGATGGTCGCCGAGGTCGTCGCCGCGTCTCCTGACGTCGTCGTGGTCGCGGGTGGGCAGAACGACTTCGGCACCTTCGTCCGCGACCCCGAGCGTGTGCGTGCGGCCGTGTGGCAGACGTTCACCTCGTTGGGGGCAGCCCTTCCCGACGCCGATATCGTCGCCGTCGGACCGTCCACGCCGTGGGAGGTCGATGACGTCGCGCGCGGTCTCGACGCCGTCGTTCAGGAGGCAGCCGAGGCGGTCGGGGCGTCCTACATCAGCATGCTCGAGCCGAATGTCATCGACCCGGCGTTCTCCCTCGGCGATGGGCATGTCGGAAACGACGGGCACCGGGCCATCGCCGACCGGGTCGTCGAGCATCTGCGGTCCCCCCAACCGGCCGGCATCCCTCGCGTGCCTGTGTGACGAGGCACGCTGCGAGAGTGGAGTCGGCGTGACCTGTCGCTCGGCCGTCGGCCGTCGGCTGGTCCCGCGTCAGGTGCCGCGCACTGCGAGCACCGCGTCCCACAGCGCCTCGGCCGTCTCGCGCTTGGTGCCCGACACGGTCGCGAGCACCGCGCCGTCGGCTCCGATCAGGCTCAGTGTGTTGTCCGTCGACTCGAAGCCCTTCGTCCAACCGACCTCATTGAGAGCGAGGATATCGACCCCCTTGCGCTCACGCTTGCGGCGGGCGCGCTCGATTCGGATGTCGGGGTCGGGTTCGGTCTCCGCCGCGAACCCGACGATGGTCTGTCCCGTGCGACGGGCCGCCGTCGTGGCTGCGAGGACGTCGGCGGTTTCCACGAGCGTCAGGTGCAGCGCGCCGTCGGTGCTGTCTTTGGAGATCTTCGTCTCCGACGCATCCTCGACCCGGTAGTCGGCGACGGCCGCGGCCATCACGATGACGTCTGCGGATGGTGCGAGACGCGCTACGGCGTCGCCGAGCTCGGCGGCCGTTCCGGCACGCTCGAGGGTGATCGAGCGGT is part of the Microbacterium sp. ET2 genome and harbors:
- the sufU gene encoding Fe-S cluster assembly sulfur transfer protein SufU — protein: MSDLESLYREVILDHSRDPEGRGDVSGFAVTHHELNPSCGDEITLGLAVEDGVVSGLAWEGQGCSISMASASVMSGLLRGADVETARALIEDFRTMLRSPGVEPPERLEDAAAFHGVARYVMRVKCAMLGWVAAEACLLRASAD
- a CDS encoding SGNH/GDSL hydrolase family protein yields the protein MAHGQRPSAVSIGARRRAELAVAGAVLALVALVFVVPTSEDAAGGEAVATDAPRSIEPDGSGEPHQSAAHALGPFSTPSPTRRPDLSPSAEPEPPRRAAFMGDSYTQGGGAELHAHRWSTLAADDLGWVEVNLGLGGTGFVTTNSWRGCGRQYCPTYVEMVAEVVAASPDVVVVAGGQNDFGTFVRDPERVRAAVWQTFTSLGAALPDADIVAVGPSTPWEVDDVARGLDAVVQEAAEAVGASYISMLEPNVIDPAFSLGDGHVGNDGHRAIADRVVEHLRSPQPAGIPRVPV
- a CDS encoding aminotransferase class V-fold PLP-dependent enzyme yields the protein MNILPTRVRDDFPFLAAHPDRAYLDSAATSQRPRQVIDAEAAFVATDYAAVHRGSSMATGAATLAFEDARARVASFVGAAADEIVWAENATDAINMIALGMSDAALGLGGDDAGARFGLGPGDEIVVTEAEHHANLIPWQRLAARTGAALRWVPVDDDGLWHTDALAAVVTPRTRVIAFAHVSNVTGMIAPIADVVGLAQRVGALTVLDACQSVPHHPVAFSALGVDFAAFSAHKMLGPTGIGALWGRKDLLDLLPPARTGGSTITTVTMESAEFLPAPNRFEAGTQPVSQAVGFAAASDFLQAIGMPAVADHEHEMTGLLVDAVAHTPGVRLVGVPAGAERGPLASFIVDGVHAHDVGQFLDDRGITVRTGHHCAQPLHRRLGVAATTRASAYVYTDAAEVARFADALAEVRPFFGADR